The genomic stretch ACGGAACGCCTTCCTGACCATCTTCCTGGCCTGGCTGGTACAGGCTATCGTGTTCCGTATCGGCGGCCCGACGCTTTACCAGAAGGTTCGAAAGTTGTTTATTGGCATATTGCTCGCCTATCTCTTCTGGCAGTTGATTGCCATGGGAGTTGACCTGGCCTGGTTCCCGGACCGGCCTCATCGCTGGGAGTCCTACTGAGAAAGGGGATTTAACGCATGCAGTTCATCATGTTCACCAAGCACCTCGAGGGTCTGACGCTGGCGGAAATCGCGCAGAAACTGAACAGCGTGGGCGTTTCCGGCGCCGACCTGTGCGTGCGCGACGGATATCCGGTGAATCCAGGGAATATCGACCGGGCCCTGCCGGAAGCCGCGCGGGTGCTTTCGGAAGAAGGGCTTTCGATCCCGCTCGTGACCGCGCCGGGAGATTTCACCACGGCCACGCTGGATTACGCGGAGAGATACTACCAGGCCTGCGGGGAGAACGGCGTAAAACACATCAAGTTGGGGTACTGGCACTGGTCGCCGGGGTCGGACTACTGGACGGAACTGGACCGTGCGCGGAAGGAGCTGGAGGGATTTCACCGCCTATCCGAGAAAACTGGCGTCAAGACCGTCGTGCACAACCACTCGGGCCACTCCATGGGCCTGAACTCGTCCGCCGTCATGCACGTCGTGCAGGGATTCGACCCCCGCCACGTCGGCGTGTTCGCGGACGTGGGGCACCTGTCCATCTGCGGAGAGCCGATCGACATGGCCCTCGACATCGTCCGGGCGTACCTGTCGGTCATGTCCTTCAAGGACCTCGCACGGGTGCAGCGGGTCCACGACGGCGAACGTAGGTGGGAAGTCGACGTGGTGCGGCTGGGCACGGGTTTCGGGGACTGGAAGACAGTGCTGTCCACGCTGAAGGCCCAGGGGTTCGACGGACCCGTCAGCATGCACAGTGAATACGGGGGAGAACCCGTGGACACAGTCGTCGATCTGGCCCGGTCGGATCTGCGGTTCGTCCGGAACCTGATGGAACAGGTGTAGGCCTACCAGTGCCAGATCTGGTTCCAGGCCTCCATCCAGTCCCGGCCGATGCTGACGACGGTCAGGTCGTCGGGAAAAGAAACTCCCGTCCGGCCCTTGTAATGCGCCGCGTTGTCAACGGTGTCGAGTTCGATGGTGATCTTCGTGGGCGCCGCCGGCACGTAGGGTTCGATGGTCGGCCTGTCCGGCAGGTCCTGCAGCGCCTGCCGCGTGCCTTCCTCGATCATCCGCCGCGCGCGGACCGGGGGTATCTGCCGGGCCGAGTACCTGGACAGGCCCCGTTTCACGGCCACGACCGGCAGGTCTTCTCCCAGCAGTTCCCGGGACTCCCGGCATACGGCCTCGTCACCGGTGACCAGCAGCACGGGACAGCCGTAGTGCCCGCAGAGGGCGGCGTTGATGCCGACTTCGCCCACCTCGTCGTCGTTGAACCGCAGGCTGCGCCAGCCCGTCGTCGAGATCGTATGGCACATCACGCCGTCCGGCGTGTTCGCCCGGGCATGCATGCCGACGAAAACCGCGGCGTCGCAGCCAGTCTCGAACATCTCCGTATAACGCGACCAGGGATGCTTGGCCACCCACTCGCATCCTGGATCGAGCAACTCCGGCACCAGCGAATTGAAGGTCCAGTCGCCGCCCGCGCCGTGGCAGTCCACCACCACGATCTCCTTCGCGTCGGCGGCCCGGGCGCCCCGTACAGCGGCGTTGATCTCCTCCGTATACAGCCGCCGGCCTTCCTCATACATGGGCTTCCCGCCCGTGACCTGGTCCCAGGCCACGATGCCGCTGACGCCTTCCATGTCCGTCATGATCAGTATGCGCATTTGATTCCTCTCCGTGCTGAGTGTGGCCGTTACTCGAACAGGGAATGCTTCGATGAAAGGACGATTCCCGCTCGTTCGGCCCGTTCGAACAGGTCCCGAATCGCCGCTTCTCCGTCTTCGCCGTACTGGAGCGAGTACTGGTTCACGTAAAGGTCGATGTGCTGCTGCATGACCGATTCATCCATTTCCTGGGCATGACGGCGGATATAAGGCTTCACTTCATCAGGATGAACGTATGCGTATTCGATGCTCGATCGTATAGACCGGTTGAGCCGTTCGTGCATGGCGCCGCCCAGGTCCCGCCGCGCAAGGATACCGCCCAGCGGAATCGGATGCCCTGTTTCCTCCTCCCACCACGCACCGAGGTCGATCACCTGGGATAGACCGTGTTCGACGAAGGTGAACCGGCTTTCGTGAATAATCACCCCGGCGTCGACTTCGCCGCGCTGGCAGGCCGGCATGATCTGGTCGAATGGCAGGTAGATCAGGCGTTCCAGGCCGGGATCGAAGAGCCTCAGCAGCAGCGCCGCCGTGGTCAACTGCCCGGGCAGGGCGATTTTCTTGTCCCACAGTTGTTCCGGCCGCAGCGGTTCCCGCGCGACCACAAGGGGGCCGCAACCCCTGCCCAGGGCCCCGCCGGACCGGAGCAGGACGTAGTCTTCCCGCAGATGGCCGAGGGCGTGAAAGGAGATCTTGGTCAGGTCCAGTTCACGCTTCAGGGCCAGGATATTCAGCGTTTCGATATCCTCCAGCACTTCC from Gemmatimonadota bacterium encodes the following:
- a CDS encoding 1,4-dihydroxy-6-naphthoate synthase, translated to MTALSLGYSPCPNDTFIFCALIQGRIPDAPRCREVLEDIETLNILALKRELDLTKISFHALGHLREDYVLLRSGGALGRGCGPLVVAREPLRPEQLWDKKIALPGQLTTAALLLRLFDPGLERLIYLPFDQIMPACQRGEVDAGVIIHESRFTFVEHGLSQVIDLGAWWEEETGHPIPLGGILARRDLGGAMHERLNRSIRSSIEYAYVHPDEVKPYIRRHAQEMDESVMQQHIDLYVNQYSLQYGEDGEAAIRDLFERAERAGIVLSSKHSLFE
- a CDS encoding sugar phosphate isomerase/epimerase, which translates into the protein MQFIMFTKHLEGLTLAEIAQKLNSVGVSGADLCVRDGYPVNPGNIDRALPEAARVLSEEGLSIPLVTAPGDFTTATLDYAERYYQACGENGVKHIKLGYWHWSPGSDYWTELDRARKELEGFHRLSEKTGVKTVVHNHSGHSMGLNSSAVMHVVQGFDPRHVGVFADVGHLSICGEPIDMALDIVRAYLSVMSFKDLARVQRVHDGERRWEVDVVRLGTGFGDWKTVLSTLKAQGFDGPVSMHSEYGGEPVDTVVDLARSDLRFVRNLMEQV
- a CDS encoding M55 family metallopeptidase, with the protein product MRILIMTDMEGVSGIVAWDQVTGGKPMYEEGRRLYTEEINAAVRGARAADAKEIVVVDCHGAGGDWTFNSLVPELLDPGCEWVAKHPWSRYTEMFETGCDAAVFVGMHARANTPDGVMCHTISTTGWRSLRFNDDEVGEVGINAALCGHYGCPVLLVTGDEAVCRESRELLGEDLPVVAVKRGLSRYSARQIPPVRARRMIEEGTRQALQDLPDRPTIEPYVPAAPTKITIELDTVDNAAHYKGRTGVSFPDDLTVVSIGRDWMEAWNQIWHW